A single region of the Nicotiana sylvestris chromosome 6, ASM39365v2, whole genome shotgun sequence genome encodes:
- the LOC104222126 gene encoding protein trichome birefringence-like 14, with translation MKGGLKVSQISLILIGFVCATVLLLAYVKSLFLSSPVLPQNHVLQLSPDLKVKDEEALVEGSGLGQSEESVNLVSEKYSTYTNSSPAIKVTEELISHDKEALGEGGGSGQVEESVNFESEKYSTYTNSSPVIKVSEELCTREEIGGGAPNFTKKGDLKDVSDKKIGSIKQQTDVSTPVSSGGEHSKNLTTTLKRQGCRFAKGRWVVDDSRPLYSGFGCKQWLSSMWACRLTQRTDFEYEKLRWRPKDCQMDEFTGVKFLKRMQNKTLAFIGDSLGRQQFQSLMCMITGGKDRPNVLNVGHEYGLVQSRGSARPDGWAYRFPDTKTTILYYWSASLCDLTPINPSDPATDYAMHLDRPPAFLSHFLPKFDVVVLNTGHHWNRGKLKANRWVMYVNGVPNTNRKMATIGGAKNFTIHSIVNWMNSQLPKHPHLKAFYRSISPRHFFNGEWNTGGTCDNTTPLSEGKEVLQDESSDPDAAAAVRGTAVKLLDITALSQLRDEGHISRYSIKATPGVQDCLHWCLPGVPDTWNEILFAQL, from the exons ATGAAGGGAGGTTTGAAGGTGTCACAGATCTCTCTCATCCTTATTGGATTCGTATGTGCTACTGTTCTTCTTTTGGCATATGTGAAAAGCCTATTTCTTTCTTCTCCAGTACTACCTCAGAACCATGTGCTCCAGCTTTCTCCAG ATCTTAAAGTGAAAGATGAAGAAGCTTTGGTTGAAGGAAGCGGTTTGGGCCAATCAGAAGAAAGTGTAAACTTGGTATCCGAGAAATATTCTACTTATACAAACTCTTCACCAGCGATTAAGGTGACTGAAGAATTGATTTCTCATGATAAAGAAGCTTTGGGAGAAGGAGGCGGATCGGGGCAAGTAGAAGAAAGTGTTAACTTTGAATCTGAAAAATATTCTACTTATACAAACTCTTCACCAGTGATTAAGGTGTCTGAAGAATTGTGTACTCGTGAAGAAATAGGAG GTGGTGCTCCCAACTTTACTAAAAAGGGAGATCTAAAAGATGTTTCAGACAAGAAAATTGGTTCAATAAAACAGCAAACTGACGTTTCCACTCCTGTGAGTTCTGGGGGTGAACATAGTAAAAATTTGACAACCACCCTGAAAAGACAAG GTTGTCGCTTTGCTAAAGGCAGATGGGTTGTAGATGATAGCCGACCGTTATATTCTGGATTTGGCTGCAAGCAATGGTTGTCATCTATGTGGGCTTGCCGTTTGACACAACGTACAGATTTTGAATACGAGAAGTTACGTTGGCGACCAAAAGATTGTCAGATGGACGAGTTTACAGGAGTTAAATTTCTAAAAAG GATGCAAAACAAGACTCTGGCTTTTATTGGGGATTCGCTCGGTAGACAGCAATTTCAATCACTTATGTGTATGATTACTGGTGGAAAAGATAGACCCAATGTTCTTAATGTGGGGCATGAGTATGGTCTTGTCCAATCTCGTGGTTCTGCTCGACCTGATGGATGGGCTTATCGATTTCCAGACACCAAAACAACTATTCTTTACTATTGGTCTGCTAGTCTCTGTGACTTGACACCCATAAATCCATCCGACCCTGCTACTGATTACGCCATGCACTTGGACCGTCCACCAGCatttttgagtcattttcttccaAAGTTTGATGTTGTTGTCTTAAACACAGGACACCACTGGAATAGAGGAAAGCTTAAAGCCAACCGTTGGGTTATGTACGTCAATGGTGTTCCTAACACGAACAGGAAAATGGCAACTATTGGTGGTGCCAAGAATTTTACAATTCACAGTATAGTCAATTGGATGAATTCACAGCTGCCAAAACACCCTCATTTAAAAGCATTTTATCGGTCTATATCGCCGAGACATTTCTTTAATGGAGAATGGAACACTGGTGGGACCTGTGATAACACTACTCCACTTTCCGAGGGGAAGGAAGTTCTACAAGATGAATCAAGTGACCCTGATGCAGCAGCAGCTGTAAGAGGAACAGCTGTTAAGCTTTTAGATATCACTGCTTTATCCCAGCTGAGAGACGAGGGTCATATATCTCGATACAGCATCAAAGCAACACCTGGAGTCCAGGATTGTTTGCATTGGTGCTTACCTGGTGTTCCAGATACATGGAACGAAATTCTTTTTGCTCAACTTTAA